In Lentibacillus amyloliquefaciens, one DNA window encodes the following:
- a CDS encoding ABC transporter ATP-binding protein, with the protein MKVLKGRQKPIIEVCNFSFSYEDIDEQRLFDRLDFKLNQNEVTLLMGASGSGKSSLALCLNGLYPEAVEGTSSGDIFFLGRHIQEYETGELTQEIGIVFQDPESQFCMITVEDELAFTLENRKIPASDIRSRIESALRAVGMEGFNQHNIHELSGGQKQKIALAAVLLLEPGLLILDEPTANLDPISSLDFVKLVEEIQEEQKMSVLIIEHQAEEWLRLIERVLVLGRDGKLLADDTPDRLFSEQKQLLEQEGVFLPGEYSSTPAFREKWNWGMQSRENVLSVRDLSFSHGKQSVLKNVNMDVHGGEFIAVAGENGAGKSTLLQLLAGLLEPEKGDISMFDHPLGKWQENDLRKRMGFVFQNPEHQFITDTVYEELTFGMKLNGYAEEEMKNIAGGLMEQFHLKECRNSNPFALSGGQKRRLSVATVLDETPDILLFDEPTFGQDAATTAELMDYVMGLKAKGMAIIFVTHDMNIVDAADHAVILKQGEVAFSGPPNSLWKEERLLHEARLRLPARFRKRRREGEIYDLIH; encoded by the coding sequence ATGAAAGTGCTTAAGGGACGGCAGAAGCCGATAATAGAGGTGTGTAATTTTTCCTTTTCCTATGAGGATATCGATGAACAGCGCTTGTTCGATCGTCTTGACTTTAAACTGAACCAAAATGAAGTAACGCTTTTGATGGGAGCAAGCGGCTCAGGTAAAAGCAGTCTGGCTCTTTGTCTCAACGGTTTATATCCGGAAGCCGTGGAAGGAACGTCTTCCGGGGATATCTTTTTCCTCGGGAGACATATTCAGGAATATGAGACGGGGGAGCTGACACAGGAAATCGGTATTGTTTTTCAGGATCCGGAAAGCCAGTTTTGCATGATTACGGTTGAAGATGAGCTGGCGTTCACGCTGGAAAATAGAAAGATCCCCGCTTCCGATATTCGCAGTAGAATTGAATCGGCGCTGAGAGCTGTTGGAATGGAAGGCTTTAATCAGCACAACATCCATGAGCTGTCGGGTGGTCAGAAACAAAAGATCGCCCTCGCTGCCGTGCTTCTGCTTGAACCGGGCTTGCTGATTCTGGATGAACCAACAGCGAATCTGGATCCGATATCAAGTCTGGATTTTGTCAAGCTCGTGGAGGAGATTCAGGAGGAACAGAAGATGTCAGTTCTGATTATTGAGCATCAAGCAGAGGAATGGCTCCGGTTGATCGAACGAGTATTGGTGCTCGGCCGTGATGGGAAACTTCTGGCCGATGACACGCCAGATCGGCTGTTCTCGGAACAAAAGCAGCTACTGGAACAGGAAGGCGTCTTTTTACCAGGAGAATACTCAAGCACCCCTGCATTTCGGGAAAAATGGAATTGGGGCATGCAATCGCGTGAAAACGTGCTTTCAGTCCGTGATTTGTCCTTTTCCCACGGCAAACAAAGCGTGTTGAAGAACGTGAATATGGATGTTCATGGCGGAGAGTTTATTGCCGTTGCCGGAGAGAACGGAGCGGGAAAATCTACCCTTCTTCAGCTGTTGGCCGGACTTCTGGAACCGGAAAAAGGGGATATCTCTATGTTTGATCACCCGCTTGGAAAATGGCAGGAGAACGACCTGCGGAAGCGGATGGGTTTTGTCTTCCAGAATCCGGAACATCAGTTTATCACGGATACCGTTTATGAGGAGCTGACATTCGGGATGAAACTCAACGGTTATGCTGAAGAAGAGATGAAAAATATTGCGGGCGGGCTAATGGAACAGTTTCATTTGAAAGAGTGCCGCAACAGCAATCCATTTGCTCTAAGCGGCGGACAGAAGCGGCGTTTGAGTGTGGCGACCGTGCTTGATGAGACACCGGATATCTTGTTGTTTGATGAGCCGACGTTCGGGCAGGACGCCGCCACAACAGCCGAATTGATGGATTATGTCATGGGGTTGAAAGCGAAGGGGATGGCTATCATTTTCGTCACCCATGATATGAATATTGTCGATGCCGCCGATCATGCTGTTATTCTGAAACAGGGAGAAGTGGCATTCTCCGGACCACCGAATTCTCTGTGGAAGG